One segment of Xanthomonas oryzae pv. oryzae DNA contains the following:
- a CDS encoding IS5 family transposase (programmed frameshift), with protein MEITPAQFALIEHCLPLQRGNVSMTNLQVVNALLYVAEHGCKWRGLPERFGNWHTVYTRINRWAKSGVLDRMFAQLQTCQIVRIKIEAVSLDSTSIKVHPDGTGAFKKNGPQSIGKSRGGWNTKIHMVAADARTAITFGLTPGNAHDAPAGRALLEHLGPVERPVHLLMDRAYEGNETRQLALDLGFVPVVPPKSNRVDPWEYDKEMYKRRNEVERLFRRLKGYRRIFTRFEKLDVMFLGFLSFVLVVDGLRMC; from the exons ATGGAGATCACGCCAGCACAATTTGCACTCATCGAGCATTGCCTACCTTTGCAACGCGGCAATGTCAGCATGACCAACCTGCAGGTAGTCAACGCCCTTCTTTACGTCGCAGAGCATGGCTGCAAATGGCGCGGTCTGCCCGAGCGCTTTGGCAACTGGCATACGGTGTACACGCGCATTAACCGTTGGGCCAAGTCCGGTGTGCTGGACCGGATGTTCGCCCAATTGCAGACCTGCCAGATCGTGCGCATCAAAATCGAAGCGGTCTCGCTGGACTCCACCAGCATCAAGGTGCATCCGGATGGCACTGGCGCAT TTAAAAAAAACGGCCCACAATCCATCGGGAAATCGCGCGGCGGATGGAACACCAAAATTCATATGGTTGCCGCAGATGCTCGAACAGCCATCACGTTCGGATTGACGCCTGGCAACGCACATGACGCACCCGCAGGCCGCGCGTTGCTTGAACACCTGGGGCCAGTGGAGCGGCCGGTTCATCTGCTGATGGATCGCGCTTACGAAGGCAATGAAACCCGCCAGTTGGCGCTCGATCTTGGCTTCGTGCCGGTGGTTCCACCCAAGTCCAATCGGGTCGATCCTTGGGAGTACGACAAGGAAATGTACAAGCGGCGCAACGAAGTGGAGAGGCTGTTCCGTCGCTTGAAGGGCTACCGACGGATTTTCACGCGCTTCGAGAAGCTGGATGTCATGTTCCTTGGCTTCCTCAGCTTCGTTCTGGTCGTTGATGGGCTTCGGATGTGTTAA